The Microbispora sp. ZYX-F-249 genome includes a window with the following:
- a CDS encoding APC family permease, with amino-acid sequence MPGHPPGHAATAPGSLASNAMGTKDLVFTVLAALAPLTLIVAVAPLHFLKGGAAVPGAYLVAGVVMALFAVGFMTMSRYVRNAGAFYATISRGLGKPAGSGAAMLAVVAYNALQISTYGALGVYATETFKNYFGRDVPWWVFAIVGLVFVGWLGYRGIHTSARILGALLVLETAVLVVLAAYVLLKGGSGEWSAASFAPSRVFDPGNSAMFALVAGAFMGFEATAIFSEEARGGIRTVRRATYIAVGFIAVFYAFITWVVVMAYGVDKIAGAAEADPVNLVVAVFDRYVPAPITEVMHILLLTSAFAALLALHNAANRYFFAMGREGLLPRVLGRTHPKTKAPGAAGLVQTVLAGVAVVVFAVLGIDPYLGLLLWGSALGFLGIICLWALCSVAIIRFLRREAPQAGIFRTTVAPGLSFVALAVVLFLVLTNLPLLTGAGTTTNILIVGLGVAGIVAGVVRALYLRARAPRLYAGLAQTSVDEPPAGRRETTVGHA; translated from the coding sequence ATGCCAGGTCATCCCCCCGGGCACGCCGCGACCGCGCCCGGCTCCCTCGCCAGCAACGCCATGGGCACCAAGGACCTCGTCTTCACGGTCCTGGCCGCGCTCGCCCCACTGACCCTCATCGTCGCCGTGGCCCCCCTGCACTTCCTCAAGGGCGGCGCCGCCGTCCCCGGCGCTTACCTGGTCGCCGGGGTGGTCATGGCGCTGTTCGCCGTCGGTTTCATGACCATGAGCCGGTACGTGCGCAACGCCGGGGCCTTCTACGCCACCATCTCGCGCGGCCTGGGCAAGCCGGCGGGCTCCGGCGCGGCGATGCTCGCCGTCGTCGCCTACAACGCCCTGCAGATCAGCACGTACGGCGCGCTCGGCGTGTACGCGACCGAGACGTTCAAGAACTACTTCGGCCGCGACGTGCCGTGGTGGGTGTTCGCGATCGTCGGCCTGGTCTTCGTGGGGTGGCTCGGGTATCGGGGCATCCACACCAGCGCCCGGATCCTCGGGGCGCTGCTGGTGCTGGAGACGGCCGTGCTCGTCGTGCTGGCGGCCTACGTGCTGCTGAAGGGCGGCTCCGGCGAGTGGTCCGCCGCGTCGTTCGCGCCGAGCAGGGTCTTCGACCCGGGCAACAGCGCGATGTTCGCCCTGGTCGCCGGGGCCTTCATGGGCTTCGAGGCCACCGCGATCTTCAGTGAGGAGGCGCGGGGCGGCATCCGCACGGTCCGCCGGGCGACCTACATCGCGGTCGGGTTCATCGCCGTCTTCTACGCGTTCATCACCTGGGTCGTCGTGATGGCCTACGGCGTCGACAAGATCGCGGGTGCGGCCGAGGCCGACCCGGTCAACCTCGTCGTCGCGGTCTTCGACAGGTACGTGCCCGCCCCGATCACCGAGGTGATGCACATCCTGCTGCTGACCAGCGCGTTCGCCGCGCTGCTCGCGCTGCACAACGCCGCCAACCGCTACTTCTTCGCCATGGGCCGCGAGGGCCTGCTGCCCCGCGTGCTCGGCCGTACCCACCCGAAGACCAAGGCCCCCGGGGCGGCCGGCCTCGTCCAGACCGTGCTCGCGGGCGTGGCCGTCGTCGTGTTCGCGGTCCTCGGGATCGACCCCTACCTCGGGCTGCTGCTGTGGGGCAGCGCGCTCGGGTTCCTCGGGATCATCTGCCTGTGGGCGCTGTGCTCCGTGGCGATCATCCGCTTCCTGCGCCGGGAGGCGCCCCAGGCCGGGATCTTCCGCACCACCGTCGCCCCCGGGCTCAGCTTCGTCGCCCTGGCCGTGGTGCTCTTCCTCGTGCTGACCAACCTGCCGCTGCTGACCGGCGCCGGGACCACCACCAACATCCTGATCGTCGGCCTCGGCGTGGCCGGCATCGTGGCCGGCGTCGTCAGGGCCCTGTACCTGCGGGCCCGCGCACCCCGGCTCTACGCCGGGCTGGCCCAGACCTCCGTGGACGAGCCGCCCGCCGGGCGGAGGGAGACAACTGTCGGACATGCCTGA
- a CDS encoding CehA/McbA family metallohydrolase — translation MPDHDVSQDGGCRGYFPLDLADVLNAPRSVLDDGDSYPLGPRTLYGLPFRFGDEGNADAALLRVGGSGPASVTVAVGRRVTWLVAAHALESPDLFDGQMAGRLCGHYTFVYDDGTTERLPVRQRMEIGPTPRLWSDRAIPLDWGQTPFLAVPDAQHRLMPRTHGRFDAAGARFVDIDDPQARSPYVLPYRFYLWPCRNPRPERTVRALEIHSAGPAILVGAVTAGELDEDPFGRTVWRDVLLDLGPSAGPVSEDLAVTVDRGSATYVYRTVGSVDAAAAGTPAWGTPPGEHHQGYVRVAAIPSARLTLTRGETVISACGWEELLGAGEHSDGGVTWRVPDAGRAWVRTTVRDAATGEPVPCRIHFRSADGVPYPPHGHHGHINSDGNTWNLDIGGDVRLGATTYSYVDGTCEGWLPLGEVTVEAARGFEYEPLHTTVTIEEGQTDLELTLTRVTDLAAGGWYSGDTHVHFVSTLGAELEARGEDVRVTNLLLSQWGHLFTNTEEFTGHPHTSRDGHTHVFAGQENRSGMLGHINLLGLRRPIMPWCTGGAEEAELGGGLETTLSHWADECREQGGTVVLAHFPVPNGEAAALLATGRLDAVEMIAYDDYNIREYYRYLDAGYRITLVGGTDKMSSEVPIGLIRTYAHVPDDEEFDYWAWCRAVRRGATFVTSGPLLWFTVDGREPGEEARVPASGTVRVDARVQSIFDVDRLEIVVNGHVVAERRLDAPGRTLDLTADVPVTEDSWIAARCYGPGAGVARHHDVWARPIMAHTSPVYLRTGEEYARSDAATIDHMLNLVDGSLAYIDERSRRLWPGRVCHRHGQEDHLAFLRAPFVQARELLHERRAAI, via the coding sequence ATGCCTGATCACGACGTGTCGCAGGACGGCGGCTGCCGGGGCTACTTCCCGCTCGACCTGGCCGATGTGCTCAACGCGCCCCGCTCGGTTCTCGACGACGGCGACTCCTATCCGCTCGGGCCGCGTACGCTCTACGGCCTGCCGTTCCGGTTCGGCGACGAGGGAAACGCGGACGCGGCGCTGCTGCGCGTGGGCGGCTCCGGCCCGGCGAGCGTCACCGTCGCGGTGGGCCGCAGGGTCACGTGGCTGGTGGCCGCCCACGCCCTGGAATCCCCCGACCTGTTCGACGGGCAGATGGCCGGCCGGCTCTGCGGGCACTACACCTTCGTCTACGACGACGGGACCACCGAGCGGCTGCCGGTGCGCCAGCGCATGGAGATCGGGCCGACGCCGCGGCTGTGGAGCGACCGGGCCATCCCGCTCGACTGGGGGCAGACCCCGTTCCTGGCCGTCCCCGACGCCCAGCACCGGCTGATGCCGCGCACCCACGGGCGTTTCGACGCCGCCGGGGCGCGGTTCGTCGACATCGACGACCCGCAGGCGCGGTCGCCGTACGTCCTGCCGTACCGGTTCTACCTGTGGCCCTGCCGCAACCCCCGGCCCGAGCGGACCGTCCGCGCCCTGGAGATCCACTCGGCCGGCCCGGCCATCCTCGTGGGCGCGGTGACCGCCGGCGAGCTCGACGAGGACCCCTTCGGCCGTACGGTGTGGCGCGACGTCCTGCTCGACCTCGGCCCGTCGGCGGGGCCGGTCTCGGAGGATCTGGCGGTGACCGTCGACCGGGGGTCGGCGACCTACGTCTACCGCACGGTCGGCTCCGTCGACGCGGCCGCCGCAGGCACGCCGGCCTGGGGGACGCCCCCGGGGGAGCACCACCAGGGCTACGTGCGCGTCGCGGCCATTCCCTCGGCCCGGCTGACGCTCACCCGCGGGGAGACGGTGATCAGCGCCTGCGGATGGGAGGAACTGCTCGGCGCCGGAGAGCACAGCGACGGCGGGGTCACCTGGCGCGTTCCCGACGCCGGGCGGGCCTGGGTGCGCACCACGGTCAGGGACGCGGCCACCGGCGAGCCGGTCCCGTGCCGGATCCACTTCCGCTCCGCCGACGGGGTGCCCTACCCGCCGCACGGCCATCACGGGCACATCAACTCCGACGGCAACACCTGGAACCTCGACATCGGCGGCGACGTCCGCCTCGGCGCCACGACCTACTCCTACGTCGACGGCACCTGTGAAGGCTGGTTGCCGCTGGGCGAGGTCACCGTCGAGGCCGCCCGCGGGTTCGAGTACGAGCCGCTGCACACCACGGTCACGATCGAGGAGGGCCAGACCGATCTCGAGCTGACCCTGACCAGGGTGACGGACCTGGCCGCCGGCGGCTGGTACAGCGGCGACACCCACGTGCACTTCGTCTCCACCCTCGGCGCCGAGCTGGAGGCCCGCGGCGAGGACGTCCGGGTCACCAACCTGCTGCTCAGCCAGTGGGGGCACCTGTTCACCAACACGGAGGAGTTCACCGGCCACCCGCACACCTCCCGCGACGGGCACACGCACGTGTTCGCCGGGCAGGAGAACCGCAGCGGCATGCTCGGCCACATCAACCTGCTCGGCCTGCGGCGCCCGATCATGCCGTGGTGCACCGGCGGCGCGGAGGAGGCCGAGCTCGGCGGCGGCCTGGAGACCACCCTGTCCCACTGGGCCGACGAATGCCGCGAGCAGGGCGGCACCGTCGTGCTGGCGCACTTCCCCGTGCCCAACGGCGAGGCCGCGGCGCTGCTCGCCACCGGCAGGCTCGACGCCGTCGAGATGATCGCCTACGACGACTACAACATCCGGGAGTACTACCGCTACCTCGACGCCGGCTACCGGATCACCCTGGTGGGCGGCACGGACAAGATGAGCAGCGAGGTCCCGATCGGCCTCATCCGCACCTACGCGCACGTGCCGGATGACGAGGAGTTCGACTACTGGGCCTGGTGCCGGGCCGTACGGCGCGGCGCGACCTTCGTCACCAGCGGCCCGCTCCTGTGGTTCACCGTCGACGGCCGTGAGCCGGGGGAGGAGGCGCGGGTGCCCGCGAGCGGCACCGTACGCGTCGACGCCCGCGTCCAGTCGATCTTCGACGTCGACCGGCTCGAGATCGTGGTCAACGGGCACGTCGTCGCCGAGCGCAGGCTCGACGCCCCCGGCCGGACGCTCGACCTGACCGCGGACGTGCCCGTGACCGAGGACAGCTGGATCGCCGCGCGCTGCTACGGACCGGGCGCGGGCGTCGCCCGGCACCACGACGTGTGGGCCAGGCCGATCATGGCGCACACGTCCCCGGTCTACCTGCGTACGGGCGAGGAGTACGCCCGGTCGGACGCGGCCACGATCGACCACATGCTGAACCTCGTCGACGGCTCCCTCGCCTACATCGACGAGCGCAGCCGGCGTCTGTGGCCCGGCCGGGTGTGCCACCGGCACGGGCAGGAGGACCACCTGGCCTTCCTGCGGGCGCCGTTCGTGCAGGCGCGCGAACTGCTGCACGAGCGCAGGGCCGCCATCTGA